TAAATACCTTCATGCCCTATGAAATACAAATATTTACAGCAGCTCATGAATTTGCACATATTATTGGTATTGCCGAAAATCATGAAGAACTTCTTGTAAAGGATAAAATTTTTGATTATGTCTTTGATAGTATGGAGAACATAGATAAAAATGAACTGCTAGCAAATTATTTTGCCTCTGAGTTATTGGTAAAAGATATAATTTTAGAATCACAACTTCTAAAAATGAAAATAAATAGACTAGATTCTATAACTATGGAAGATATTATAAGGCTAATGGATATATTTTTATTTCCTTACAAACCTATGGTACTAAAATTATATTGCATAGGTAAGATATCCTATGAAAAATATGAAGAATTAATTGATATTAATTGTGATAATTCCATATTTCAATTACAAAATAGACTTGGTTTGTGTTCTAGAAACAACGAACTGACAAGAATTAAGAGCTTCTCTAACTTTATCGATTTAGCAATTAATTCTTATGAGATGACTGTAAGAACTTATGATAAATTAAAGTATGTATTAAAATTATTTGATTTAACACCTGAAAAACTTGGTGTGAAAAAAAAATTACCTAAACATCTTTCAGAAGAAGGATTAGAAGAGATACCTTATGACTTATAATGGAAAATACGACTGTTTAATTTTAGATGCGGATATTTATTATAAGTTAGTACAATTTGAAGATATAAATGCTTTTGTAAAAATCATTGATAATATAACAGATAAGGCTTACATACACGAATATGTTTATAAGGAAGAAATTCTCACAAAAAGAGAGCAGCTGGAACAATTAATTGCTGTGAAAAAATTAGAGATATTATATCCAAGAAATATACTTGATAAAATTGGATATAGCGTGTACAAGGATTCATTTAAAATTTTATGTGAAGAGTATATAGGCCTTGAAAATCTCTGTAAAAGACACG
This window of the Clostridium kluyveri DSM 555 genome carries:
- a CDS encoding ImmA/IrrE family metallo-endopeptidase; translated protein: MNSNYLKRILLENDIKSIKSKINILIEENHIINPIIKDDMFKLLESVGKVLYYPIKDNVCAFYVKADNNHFKENIIFINTFMPYEIQIFTAAHEFAHIIGIAENHEELLVKDKIFDYVFDSMENIDKNELLANYFASELLVKDIILESQLLKMKINRLDSITMEDIIRLMDIFLFPYKPMVLKLYCIGKISYEKYEELIDINCDNSIFQLQNRLGLCSRNNELTRIKSFSNFIDLAINSYEMTVRTYDKLKYVLKLFDLTPEKLGVKKKLPKHLSEEGLEEIPYDL